A stretch of DNA from Methylobacterium sp. CB376:
CGCCATCGACGAACTCGCCCGCGGCAGCGGCTTGAGCTAAACTGTATCTGGTCGGGAGGCTCATCGCCGCTTGCGGCGTGTGGCGCGTCATTCCCGTCCACGCAGATCGAGGTCGGCCGTGAGGCGACAGGAGTGGCATGGCCCGAGAGTGGCATGGCCGGTGAACGCGGTCCGCGCGGTTGCATCCTCATCGCCGAGGACGAGGCTCTCATCGGCATTGAGCTTGCCGATCAGTTGGTGCTGCGTGGCTTCACGGTTGCCGGCCCATTCCCGACCTGTTCTCAAGCCGAAGAGTGGCTGCGGGCCAACGAGCCGGTTGCTGCGGTTCTCGACAACGCGCTCGCGGATGGGCCGTGCGAGGCGCTCGCGCGCGATCTTGAGAGCCGCGGAATCCCGTTCCTGGTCTATAGCGGCTATGACCACACGGCGACACTGCCGGTCGTGTTTCAGCGCGTCCCCTGGATCAGGAAGCCGGCACCTGTCGAAGTTGTTCTCGCCGGCCTGACCGCACTGCTCAAGGATGAGTAGGGCATAGCCCCGTCCATTTGGTGCGACTGAACATAACGGAGCCAACTATTTTCGTCCGGGTCGAGCGGAACGCCTTGGCCGACTGGGCACAGCCTCCAGATCCGGCTCCTCTTCCTCGAAATCTGTATTTCCCAACTGGGTCCGACACCATCTGCGCATGTCGAGGTCATGGATCTTCTGACAGTAAGACGGGTCCTCGTGTTCGAGCGACAAGCACAGATTGAGCAGATCCGCGCTGTCGAGAACCACGCACCGCGAAGGATTCTCTTCGGCAGCACTCAGAGTTGCAATGAGTGCTCCAGCGATGGCCAGCGTTCGCGTCATCATCGGAGCAACAGGACCAGCCAGTCGGTGTGCCAGGCGGCACGCTCGTCGTCAGCATATTATGCGCGTGCCGAGACCGCACCTTGATCAGCATCAGGACTCCTCCATCTCAGCCGACGGAGGTTAAGTGCTCACTTGGTCGAAGCTGAAATGATCGAACAGAAAAAATCAAAGAAATCCGGCTCATCGACGGCTATCCTAGCAAGTCGTCATGCAATGCCGCCGAGCATCAGCATCGCGAGTATCAGGCCTGTTGTGGATGCTGCAAACCCGATGAGGGCTTTGCCGATCGACGGCAGCGGCAATATGCTAGCTGCCGCTCGCTCATCAAGCCGCGACATCTTATGCTCCGTAGGACGTGATTTGGCCTTACAACGAGCCGGAGCCTCGGCGGTTCCCTCGATGGGAGAGCAATCAGTTGACGTATCAGGACTGCTACACTCCTCACCAGCCAGGGGTCACCGACCGTAGAAGCAGGCCAACCAGGCTCCGGGCTGGTTGATCCCGCATTGACGGCGCGCCGCGGCGCCCAAGATTGCTGAGGGGGCGGCATGGAGGTAGCCATGACGCGGTTCGATTACATCCTGAATTGGAGGCTCAAGGCCGGGTCCCACCAGTTTCCAGGACCGGACGGCGGCACCTGCATCAACGAAGCCGCCATCGTCGCGGCCGGGTTTCCGTACCAGTCGGTGTGGCGGGTCGATATGATGCCGCGGTGCTTCTCGCGGCCCATCTGCCGCCTCGCGATGCTGCTCAATGACGAAGCGGACGACGTGCAACGCCAACGGTTGCTGCCGTTCGTCACCCGCCTAGCCTGCGCGGACACACCCGAGGTGGAACGCTTGCGCCAGAACTACATCAATGCGCGCACGTACAGGGCGCCGTTGAGCTTCGAGGAAGGGCTGACGGTGCTCGAAGGGGCCCTGGCCATTGGCCGTCAGGCCATCCTTCCGAGCGGGGACGAGGTGAGCGAAAGGCTGGATCAGGCCAAACGCATTCCTGAACCGGCAACGCCAGACCGGACCATGATGGGCAAGATCAAGGAATGGCTCGGGATCGAAGCTGAAGTCGTCTGACCTTGTGTAGGGATGCCGCACCACTGGCGACAGGAACAAAGGGAGGCGTTCATGAGAACGTATTACGTCTTCCAAGCTGCAAGCTCCCCCGACTTGCGCGGGTACACCTACGATCCCACAGGCGAGAGACTGCCCGCCCAACATGGTCCGTGGACCCGCCTCCTGCAGCTAGGCCCTGATGAGGCGTGGACCCAAGACGTGAGCCGAGCGGTGGTGGCCGGCGGCATCTTAGAGAGTGGCTATTACCTGTGGGGTCCCGTCGATCAATCCGGTTCGTTGAAGCCCATTATCGAGAGTGATCGCGTCGAAGGGACGGCTGTGTTCAACCGGGATAATCATCAGATTGGCACAATCCAGCGGCTGTTGATCGAGAAGGTGAGCGGGCGCGTCCTCTATGTGGATGTGACGTTCGGGGGATTTATGGGTCTGGGCGTCCATCATCTCACGATCCCGTGGGGAATATTGACCTATGATAAAGAACTTGAGGGCTACCATACGGACATCACGGAAAATCAGGTCGAAGGCGCGCCGGCCTTCTACAGTGAAGACCGAGTCTGGCCGGGCCCCGAGCGAGAAGAGCAGCTAAGAAAGTACTGGAACAGTGTCGCTCAACGGGCCGGTTGATGGCGCAATCATTTGCTTGAGGCTAAGAACTGGCCCTCATCCCAGTCTTTCTGCCGGCACGGCCCGAGCGCAAAGACCAAGCTGCCGCCAAGGCGTTTGGCCACAGAGGTCGCCGGCATCTGCTCGGGGCATGGTCCTGCTCCCGCCCCGATCGGATCAGGTTCGTCGGTCAGGAGAGAAGGCAGCGACTCGTCGAACTCGACGAGGAATTGATAATCTTGAACATGCCTCAGGGAGATCTTGAACTGGGCCGACACGACTTGGCTCAGAGCGACAGAGCTTGGAGCACGTGGCGGCCGACGAGATCCGAGGATTGCGGGTTCTGGCCCGTGATCAGGTTGCCGTCCCGCACCGCATAGGGCTGCCAGTCCGGACCACGCTCGAACTTGCCGCCGAGCTCCTTCAGCCGGTCCTCCAGCAGAAAAGGAACAACCTTGGTCAATCCGACTGCCTCCTCTTCCGTGTTGGTGAAGGCGCTCACTCTACGGCCCTCGACGATGGGGTGCCCGTCTCGACGCTTAGCGCGCACGAGGCCCGCAGGGCCATGGCAGACCGCCGCAACGAATTTGCCGGCATCGATCATGGAGCCGATGATCCGCGCGAGCGTGTCATCGTTGGCCGCATCCCACATCGGTCCGTGTCCACCCGGTAGGAACACGGCATCGAACGCCTGCGGATCCACGCTCGTCAGAGCCGGAGAGTTCTTCGCTACCGCTCGGGCTCGCTCATCCGCGAGGAAGCGCCGGACCGACGCCGGTACCTCCTGCTGGTCGGCGGGTTTGTCACCGGGTCCCCGGCCGGCCTCGGCCGGTACGCTGCGGGGGTCGAAGGGGATCTCGCCGCCACGGATCGACACCAGCGTGATGTCGGCACCACCGTCCTGCAGGACGTAGTAGGGGGTGGCGAGCTCCTCCAGCCACACGCCGGTGCGATGGCCGCTTGAGCCGAGCTCCGCATGCGAGGTGGCGACGACCAGCACCTTGTTGCCTAGCATGGCTGATCTCCCGATCGTGCTGCCATTTCAACCCCAACCGGCCCTGCCTGTTCGCACCGCTCTCCTCGAAGATCAAGCCACGGCGAACGAGCATGGCAGCTCAGTTCGAGCGAAGTCACCGGTCCAGGAAGCTCGCCACCCGAGCGGCCACATCAACCTGGGCCGCACCGTGAGGCCACGCCCCTGGCCTGGATTGACCTTGGTCTCGTAAGACGTCCCCTGCTCCTTGAGCAGGCGTTCGATCGCGTAAGCCCGCGACACCGGTACGATTGGATCCATGACTCCGTGCAGAATCAACCTGGGCGGGAGCCGCGGCCGGTGCGCGGCGAGCTGTTTCGGCAGGGCCCGAAGCAGTCGACGATGGCCTTCGCGCGCCCATCGGCCGCGGCCGTCTCGAAGGCGAGAGCTGCACCCAGCGAGATGCCCACGATGCCGAG
This window harbors:
- a CDS encoding histidine kinase translates to MAGERGPRGCILIAEDEALIGIELADQLVLRGFTVAGPFPTCSQAEEWLRANEPVAAVLDNALADGPCEALARDLESRGIPFLVYSGYDHTATLPVVFQRVPWIRKPAPVEVVLAGLTALLKDE
- a CDS encoding PRC-barrel domain-containing protein, yielding MRTYYVFQAASSPDLRGYTYDPTGERLPAQHGPWTRLLQLGPDEAWTQDVSRAVVAGGILESGYYLWGPVDQSGSLKPIIESDRVEGTAVFNRDNHQIGTIQRLLIEKVSGRVLYVDVTFGGFMGLGVHHLTIPWGILTYDKELEGYHTDITENQVEGAPAFYSEDRVWPGPEREEQLRKYWNSVAQRAG
- a CDS encoding type 1 glutamine amidotransferase domain-containing protein, with the translated sequence MLGNKVLVVATSHAELGSSGHRTGVWLEELATPYYVLQDGGADITLVSIRGGEIPFDPRSVPAEAGRGPGDKPADQQEVPASVRRFLADERARAVAKNSPALTSVDPQAFDAVFLPGGHGPMWDAANDDTLARIIGSMIDAGKFVAAVCHGPAGLVRAKRRDGHPIVEGRRVSAFTNTEEEAVGLTKVVPFLLEDRLKELGGKFERGPDWQPYAVRDGNLITGQNPQSSDLVGRHVLQALSL